One genomic segment of Streptomyces niveus includes these proteins:
- the hypB gene encoding hydrogenase nickel incorporation protein HypB, whose product MCGTCGCSGGSEGGGGTRIAVPHTHPHGGETITLEQRVLAKNEDLAAGNRAWLAEQGIVAVNLMSSPGAGKTTLLERTIRDFVGHRPVSVIEGDQETTLDADRIKRAGSTVVQVNTGAGCHLDAEMMRDALTTLTPPAGSLVLVENVGNLVCPALFDLGERSRVVIISVTEGTDKPLKYPYMFAAADLVIVNKIDLLPYVDFDVARCEEYARSVNPGLTVLALSATTGEGMRSWYDWVAERY is encoded by the coding sequence ATGTGCGGTACGTGCGGTTGCTCCGGCGGAAGCGAAGGGGGCGGCGGGACGCGAATCGCCGTACCCCACACGCACCCGCACGGCGGCGAGACCATCACCCTCGAACAGCGGGTCCTCGCCAAGAACGAGGACCTGGCCGCCGGCAACCGTGCGTGGCTCGCCGAACAGGGCATCGTGGCGGTGAACCTGATGAGCTCGCCGGGCGCCGGCAAGACCACTCTCCTGGAGCGCACCATCCGGGACTTCGTCGGCCACCGCCCGGTCTCGGTCATCGAGGGCGACCAGGAGACGACGCTCGACGCCGACCGGATCAAGCGGGCGGGCAGCACCGTCGTCCAGGTCAACACCGGTGCGGGCTGCCACCTGGACGCGGAGATGATGCGGGACGCGCTCACGACCCTGACACCGCCGGCCGGATCGCTGGTCCTGGTCGAGAACGTGGGCAATCTGGTCTGCCCGGCCCTCTTCGACCTCGGGGAGCGCAGCCGGGTCGTGATCATCTCGGTCACCGAGGGCACGGACAAGCCGCTCAAGTACCCCTATATGTTCGCCGCCGCGGATCTGGTGATCGTCAACAAGATCGACCTGCTGCCGTACGTCGACTTCGACGTCGCCCGCTGCGAGGAGTACGCCCGTTCCGTCAATCCGGGCCTGACGGTGCTGGCGCTGTCGGCGACAACGGGTGAGGGGATGCGCAGCTGGTACGACTGGGTGGCCGAGCGGTACTGA
- a CDS encoding DUF397 domain-containing protein: MDGYRNGVSAGSITADWIKSRKSTANGQCVELAALPGGKVAMRNSTDPDGPALIFDALEMAAFLDGARKGEFDAL; encoded by the coding sequence ATGGACGGCTATCGCAACGGTGTCTCGGCGGGATCCATCACGGCGGACTGGATCAAGAGCCGGAAGAGTACGGCCAACGGTCAGTGTGTGGAACTGGCCGCTCTGCCGGGCGGTAAGGTGGCGATGCGCAACTCGACCGATCCGGACGGACCGGCGCTGATCTTCGACGCCCTTGAGATGGCGGCTTTCCTGGACGGCGCGAGGAAGGGCGAGTTCGACGCGCTGTAG
- the secD gene encoding protein translocase subunit SecD, with protein sequence MTRATTVRAVLAVAVLLVSLFATLTMSPRLGLDLQGGTRIVLQARDSATATADRESTDRTVEVLRQRIDALGVAEPTVTRSGEDRVLVELPDVTDPRKAAEVLGRTAQLTFHPVNGLADGEPPAEEEKPDRSGKSGELVLPDENGSRLRLGASDLSGAGVKDARAEFDGQRGAGWSVSLDFRDEASRAWTRLTGEAACHPPGDERRRVAIVLDDKVISAPQVSPSVACGAGLPSGTTQISGSFSAEEARNLALLIKGGALPVPVDVVEQRTVGPTLGAEAISASARAAVIGASLTALFITFVYRLFGGLASLALAGYALISYAALVALGVTLTLPGLAGFVLAIGMAVDANVLAFERAREEYTGRPGGAARSGRTLRSATAAGFRNARTAVVDSNVTTLLAAGLLFALGSGPVKGFGVTLGIGVLVSMFSALVIARALTDLAARSRFVADFPGVNGIGLPGRVRTHLTRRAPDLFRRSRRWLVVSAAVMAVAVLGVALRGVNLGVEFTGGRLMEYATTRPVDVDTARTALADAGFADAEVTTAGGQEISVRTGDTGERAEAAIRSALSEEGGETTKVRDDLIGPSLGDELRRHALIALGIAVGVQLLYLAVRFRWSFAVASVTALVHDVVILIGVFAWLGRPVDGIFLAALLTVIGYSVNDSVVVFDRVRELWARAPGASLLPTARTAVLQTVPRTVNTGMGALFILTALAVLGGDSLRDFALALLIGICVGTYSSVFTAVPVALAMEARHKGSPRVPRGRRGAGRTRPVPRRGRPADNGARV encoded by the coding sequence ATGACTCGCGCCACCACGGTGCGGGCGGTTCTGGCTGTGGCCGTACTGCTCGTATCGCTCTTCGCCACACTCACCATGAGCCCCAGACTGGGGCTCGATCTGCAGGGCGGCACCCGGATCGTTCTCCAGGCCCGCGACTCGGCGACCGCGACCGCCGACCGTGAGAGCACCGACCGCACGGTCGAGGTCCTGCGCCAGCGGATCGACGCGCTGGGGGTCGCGGAGCCGACCGTCACACGTTCCGGCGAGGACCGTGTCCTCGTCGAACTACCCGACGTCACCGACCCCCGGAAGGCCGCCGAGGTGCTGGGCCGGACCGCCCAGCTGACCTTCCATCCCGTCAACGGCCTCGCCGACGGCGAGCCTCCCGCGGAGGAAGAAAAGCCCGACAGGAGCGGGAAGTCCGGGGAACTCGTCCTCCCCGACGAGAACGGGAGCCGGCTCAGACTCGGCGCCTCCGATCTGTCGGGCGCGGGGGTGAAGGACGCCCGCGCGGAGTTCGACGGGCAGCGCGGTGCCGGCTGGTCAGTCTCCCTCGACTTCCGTGACGAGGCGTCCCGCGCGTGGACACGGCTGACCGGCGAAGCCGCCTGCCATCCGCCGGGGGACGAGCGGCGGCGGGTCGCGATCGTGCTGGACGACAAGGTGATCTCCGCACCACAGGTGAGCCCCTCGGTGGCCTGCGGGGCCGGACTCCCGTCGGGTACGACCCAGATCAGCGGGTCCTTCTCCGCCGAGGAGGCCAGGAACCTGGCGCTGCTGATCAAGGGCGGGGCCCTGCCCGTACCGGTCGACGTCGTCGAACAGCGCACCGTGGGCCCGACGCTGGGCGCCGAGGCGATCAGCGCCAGCGCGCGGGCCGCGGTGATCGGCGCGAGCCTCACCGCCCTGTTCATCACCTTCGTGTACCGCCTCTTCGGCGGACTCGCCTCGCTGGCCCTGGCCGGGTACGCGCTGATCTCGTACGCCGCCCTGGTCGCGCTCGGTGTCACGCTGACGCTCCCCGGGCTGGCCGGGTTCGTGCTGGCCATCGGTATGGCGGTCGACGCGAACGTGCTGGCCTTCGAACGGGCGCGGGAGGAGTACACGGGCCGTCCCGGCGGCGCTGCACGCTCCGGCCGCACCCTGCGGTCCGCGACGGCCGCCGGATTCCGTAACGCCCGCACCGCGGTCGTCGACTCCAACGTGACGACACTGCTCGCCGCCGGTCTTCTCTTCGCCCTCGGATCGGGGCCGGTGAAGGGGTTCGGCGTCACCCTGGGAATCGGCGTTCTCGTGTCGATGTTCTCCGCCCTCGTCATCGCGCGGGCACTGACCGATCTGGCGGCGCGCTCCCGATTCGTCGCCGATTTCCCGGGCGTCAACGGAATCGGTCTGCCGGGCCGCGTCCGTACGCATCTGACCCGCCGCGCCCCCGATCTGTTCCGCAGGTCGCGGCGGTGGCTGGTCGTCTCGGCGGCGGTGATGGCCGTCGCGGTGCTGGGTGTCGCCCTGCGCGGGGTGAACCTCGGCGTGGAGTTCACCGGCGGGCGGCTCATGGAGTACGCGACGACCCGGCCGGTCGACGTCGACACCGCTCGTACGGCCCTGGCCGACGCGGGCTTCGCCGACGCCGAGGTCACCACGGCCGGCGGACAGGAGATCTCGGTGCGCACCGGGGACACGGGCGAGCGGGCCGAGGCCGCCATCCGGAGCGCCCTGAGCGAGGAGGGCGGAGAGACGACGAAGGTACGGGACGATCTGATCGGCCCCAGCCTCGGCGATGAGCTGAGGCGCCACGCGCTGATCGCGCTGGGGATCGCCGTCGGGGTCCAACTGCTGTACCTGGCGGTGCGGTTCAGGTGGTCCTTCGCGGTGGCGTCGGTGACCGCGCTGGTGCACGACGTGGTGATCCTGATCGGCGTCTTCGCGTGGCTGGGCCGTCCCGTCGACGGGATCTTCCTCGCCGCGCTGCTCACGGTCATCGGTTACTCGGTGAACGACTCCGTGGTGGTCTTCGACCGTGTCCGTGAGCTGTGGGCGAGGGCGCCGGGCGCCTCGCTGCTGCCGACCGCGCGAACAGCCGTACTGCAGACGGTGCCCAGAACGGTGAACACCGGTATGGGCGCGCTGTTCATCCTCACGGCGCTGGCGGTACTCGGCGGGGACTCGCTCAGGGACTTCGCGCTGGCCCTGCTCATCGGTATCTGTGTGGGCACGTACTCGTCCGTGTTCACGGCCGTGCCGGTCGCGCTGGCGATGGAGGCGCGTCACAAGGGGAGTCCGCGGGTGCCGCGCGGGCGGCGTGGCGCGGGCCGTACGCGTCCGGTGCCGCGTCGCGGGCGCCCGGCGGACAACGGGGCGCGGGTGTGA
- a CDS encoding hydrogenase maturation nickel metallochaperone HypA, with protein MSITQSIVDAVCERAAGRPVRTVSVRVGMLTAVVPDSMRFCFDLTTAGTVAEGAALEIEQPPGTAHCMACSEDFTLADLVLLCPCGSADVRITSGQELQIISMRVG; from the coding sequence ATCACTCAGAGCATTGTCGACGCGGTGTGCGAGCGCGCCGCGGGAAGGCCGGTGCGTACGGTCAGCGTCCGGGTGGGAATGCTGACGGCGGTGGTCCCCGATTCGATGCGCTTCTGCTTCGATCTGACCACCGCGGGCACGGTCGCGGAAGGCGCGGCCCTGGAGATCGAACAACCTCCGGGAACGGCGCACTGCATGGCGTGTTCGGAGGACTTCACGCTGGCCGATCTTGTATTGCTGTGTCCGTGCGGGAGCGCCGACGTGCGGATCACGTCGGGACAGGAACTACAGATCATCTCCATGAGAGTGGGCTGA
- a CDS encoding SAM-dependent methyltransferase, whose product MGAHSLARSGLEPGGVFPLADNRRVDLSVPSAARMYDWLLGGHYNYEVDQRASEELLKVAPTTKELARNNRWFLERVVRVMAEEHGIRQFVDFGSGLPTQNNVHQIAQAVDPRSRVVYVDDDPVVLAHGQAIFDENDQSVVIASDMLETEYILEHADFRRLIDLDQPVGVLFNSVLHCIPDASGPGDLVTRVVDRLRPGSFVVICQLVSDDAGLRRQVTEMMLEQTHGRWGQVRERAQVDRYFDGLVIQPPGLVDVTDWRPDSELKRRQRSIEWTEYGGLAEVPPGRRSGAAVPRPRTA is encoded by the coding sequence ATGGGGGCGCATTCCCTGGCGAGATCGGGGCTCGAACCGGGAGGGGTCTTTCCGTTGGCGGACAACAGGCGTGTCGATTTATCCGTTCCGAGCGCGGCGAGGATGTACGACTGGCTGCTGGGCGGCCATTACAACTACGAAGTGGACCAGCGGGCTTCCGAGGAGCTGCTCAAGGTCGCACCGACCACCAAGGAACTGGCGCGGAACAATCGCTGGTTCCTGGAACGTGTCGTACGCGTCATGGCCGAGGAGCACGGAATTCGGCAATTCGTCGATTTCGGGTCCGGTCTGCCGACGCAGAACAACGTCCATCAGATCGCACAGGCGGTCGATCCGCGGTCGCGTGTCGTCTATGTCGACGACGACCCCGTCGTCCTCGCACACGGTCAGGCCATCTTCGACGAGAACGACCAGAGCGTGGTCATCGCGTCGGACATGCTGGAGACCGAATACATCCTGGAGCACGCCGACTTCAGGCGTCTCATCGACCTGGACCAGCCGGTCGGCGTCCTTTTCAACTCCGTGCTGCACTGCATTCCCGACGCCTCGGGACCCGGCGACCTCGTCACACGCGTCGTGGACCGTCTGCGCCCCGGAAGCTTCGTGGTGATCTGCCAGCTCGTCAGTGACGACGCCGGGCTTCGCCGGCAGGTGACGGAGATGATGCTGGAGCAGACCCACGGCCGATGGGGCCAGGTCCGTGAACGGGCGCAGGTGGACCGGTACTTCGACGGCCTTGTGATCCAGCCGCCCGGTCTGGTCGACGTCACGGACTGGCGTCCGGACTCCGAACTCAAGCGACGGCAGCGCAGCATCGAGTGGACGGAGTACGGCGGCCTGGCCGAAGTACCGCCCGGCCGGCGGAGCGGCGCGGCGGTACCTAGACCTCGTACCGCTTGA
- a CDS encoding S8 family peptidase yields MAAVRDTKRRAAVAITTAATLAAVLGAGLAAPAQAAPAEGRILHAGAAEAVPGSYIVTLKPAAGLRASTAQGKKLIAGYGGQIKRTYTSALNGYAATLSSAEAKRLAADPAVATVEQDQKVHSTATQTNAPWGLDRIDQPNLPLNGTYTYPDSAGGGTTVYVLDTGVRISHQEISGRASYGWDFVDNDATAQDGAGHGTHVATTVAGTTYGAAKKAKIVAVRVLGNNGSGTTAGVIAGVDWITANHVASSVANVSLGGGPSTTLDDAVRRSIASGVTYSIAAGNSGALASNYSPARVSTAITVGATTRTDARATYSNYGPTVDIFAPGSDITAGWNTSDSATYTGNGTSFAAPHVSGAAAVYLTNHPGASPAAVATALVNGATSNVITGVGTGSPNKLLRLVP; encoded by the coding sequence ATGGCAGCAGTACGCGACACCAAGCGGCGGGCCGCCGTGGCGATCACCACCGCGGCGACCCTGGCGGCGGTACTCGGCGCCGGCCTGGCCGCACCCGCCCAGGCCGCCCCGGCGGAAGGCAGGATCCTGCACGCCGGTGCGGCCGAGGCGGTGCCCGGAAGCTACATCGTCACGCTGAAGCCCGCGGCCGGACTCAGGGCGTCGACGGCCCAGGGCAAGAAGCTGATAGCGGGCTACGGGGGCCAGATCAAGCGCACCTACACGTCGGCGCTCAACGGCTACGCCGCCACCCTCAGCAGCGCCGAGGCCAAGCGGCTCGCCGCCGACCCGGCGGTCGCGACCGTCGAGCAGGACCAGAAGGTCCACTCGACCGCCACCCAGACCAACGCGCCCTGGGGTCTGGACCGTATCGACCAGCCGAACCTCCCGCTGAACGGCACCTACACCTACCCGGACTCGGCGGGCGGCGGCACGACCGTCTACGTTCTCGACACCGGCGTCCGCATCAGCCACCAGGAGATCAGCGGCCGGGCCTCGTACGGCTGGGACTTCGTCGACAACGACGCCACCGCCCAGGACGGCGCCGGTCACGGCACACACGTCGCCACGACCGTCGCCGGCACCACCTACGGCGCCGCGAAGAAGGCCAAGATCGTCGCCGTACGCGTCCTCGGCAACAACGGCTCCGGCACGACCGCCGGGGTCATCGCCGGTGTCGACTGGATCACCGCCAACCACGTCGCCTCCTCCGTCGCCAACGTCTCGCTCGGCGGCGGACCCAGCACCACGCTGGACGACGCGGTGCGCAGATCCATCGCGTCCGGCGTGACGTACTCCATCGCGGCCGGCAATTCGGGCGCGCTCGCGTCGAACTACTCACCCGCCCGGGTGTCGACCGCGATCACGGTCGGCGCCACCACCAGGACGGACGCGCGGGCCACGTACTCCAACTACGGCCCCACCGTGGACATCTTCGCGCCCGGCTCCGACATCACGGCCGGCTGGAACACCTCGGACAGCGCCACCTACACCGGCAACGGAACCTCCTTCGCCGCGCCGCACGTATCGGGCGCCGCCGCCGTCTATCTGACCAACCACCCGGGCGCCTCCCCGGCGGCCGTCGCCACGGCGCTGGTCAACGGCGCGACGTCCAACGTCATCACGGGCGTCGGAACCGGCTCCCCGAACAAGCTGCTCCGGCTCGTCCCGTAA
- a CDS encoding helix-turn-helix domain-containing protein has translation MSHSPDNPVPLIGQAPDPVRRRSLNPTAAGIVLGLELRGMREARGITATASAKLINASVSKVSRLERAQSPPDPRDIDILADRYGATAAERAGLTLLARRAVEPEWFDRYSDYAASWMHRLIGLESQAVYFCAYEARIVPGLLQTAAYARQIISDGLRVSEGDQVEQRVGLRLERQRRFFEQPEPPRGVFLLDQSVLLRRVGTPRIMAEQLRGLLEYSDRPGVTIRFVPLDSSVVSNHGSMAHLRFGPLGPPAMVYVEGDDDATYYVKPDDVERRVEVMLRLSHEAAASWRDSRTILIDAIKRYEV, from the coding sequence GTGTCCCATTCGCCGGACAACCCGGTCCCGCTTATCGGTCAAGCTCCCGATCCCGTCCGTCGGCGGAGTCTCAATCCGACCGCCGCCGGTATCGTGCTCGGCCTGGAACTGCGCGGAATGCGCGAGGCGCGTGGAATCACCGCCACCGCGTCGGCGAAATTGATCAACGCGTCCGTTTCCAAGGTCAGTCGGCTCGAACGGGCCCAGAGCCCGCCCGACCCGCGGGACATCGACATTCTCGCCGACCGGTACGGGGCGACCGCGGCCGAGCGCGCCGGTCTCACCCTGCTCGCCCGCCGCGCGGTGGAACCGGAGTGGTTCGACCGCTACTCCGACTACGCGGCCTCCTGGATGCACCGGCTGATCGGGCTGGAGTCCCAGGCCGTGTACTTCTGCGCCTACGAGGCACGGATCGTGCCCGGCCTCCTCCAGACCGCGGCGTACGCGAGGCAGATCATCAGCGACGGCCTCCGTGTCTCCGAGGGCGACCAGGTCGAACAGCGGGTCGGTCTGCGGCTTGAGCGCCAGCGGCGGTTCTTCGAGCAGCCGGAACCGCCGAGAGGGGTCTTCCTGCTGGACCAGTCCGTACTGCTCCGCCGGGTCGGCACCCCGCGGATCATGGCCGAGCAGTTGCGCGGACTCCTGGAGTACAGCGACCGGCCCGGCGTCACCATCCGGTTCGTACCGCTGGACAGCAGCGTCGTGTCCAACCACGGCTCCATGGCGCATCTGCGCTTCGGCCCCCTCGGGCCACCCGCCATGGTGTACGTCGAGGGGGACGACGACGCGACGTACTACGTGAAGCCGGACGACGTGGAACGGCGCGTGGAGGTGATGCTGCGGCTCAGTCACGAGGCCGCCGCCTCCTGGCGGGACAGCCGGACCATACTGATCGACGCGATCAAGCGGTACGAGGTCTAG